The following is a genomic window from Sedimenticola thiotaurini.
CACCACCCACTGCTGGATCTACCGCAGCAGCAAAAAAGACGAAATGTACCTCTATCTCGCCCGCGAGGACGATTTCCAGGATGTACCGGAAGCACTGCTGCAACGCTTTGGCACCCCCCTGCCGGTGATGGAGCTTGAGCTGCACCCCGATCGCCAGCTGGCCCGCGAGGACGTGAACAAAGTGATCGGCAACCTGCGCAGCATCGGCTACCATCTGCAGATGCCCCCCAACCTGATACCCGAGCTGAACGACGGCCAGACCATTTGACCGGGACGCCCCGGAACCGGGAGGATTCCGCGCCGTCGCTATCCGGTCCGCCGAAAAACGGCAAAATGACCTGGCCAGCGGGACGCAACCAACATGACAAAACCCTATACACCATGCTGATCCCAATGCTTGATCCCTTTCACCCAACCCGGCTCCATCCCCGAATTGTGGCGGCTTGTAACCATGCGTGAAATCATACTGCTCAACGTCACCGGCAAAGATCACGCCGGCCTGACCGCCTCCCTCACCGGGGTACTGGCCGATCACCGGATCAATATCCTCGACCTGGGCCAGGCGGTAATCCACGACCACTTGTCACTGGGGATGCTGCTGGAGATCCCGCCGGCGGCCCAGTCCGGACCGGTTATCAAGGATCTGCTGTTCCAGGCCCATCAACTCGGCCTGCAGATAAACTTCACGCCGATCGACGAGGAGGCCTACGAACACTGGGTCAGCCAGCAGGGCAAACTGCGCTACATCGTCACCCTGCTGGGGCGTAAACTGAACGCCCGCACCATCGCCCACGTGGCCCAGGTGGTCTCCAGCCACGGCATGAATATCGACGGTATTACCCGTCTGTCAGGACGCTTCTCCCTGCGCAGTGCCAATACTCACCGCCGTGCCTGTGTTGAGTTCACTGTCCGGGGCGAGGCGGATAACCTGGGCGCGCTGCGCCAGGATCTGCTGGAGATCAGCAGCCGGGACGAGGTGGATGTGGCGTTCCAGGCAGACGACCTGTATCGCCGCAACCGGCGCCTGATCGTGTTCGACATGGATTCGACCCTGATCCAGGTGGAGGTGATCGACGAGCTGGCCAAGGCCGCCGGAGTGGGCGATGCCGTGGCCGCCATCACCGAATCCGCCATGCAGGGCGAGATCGACTTCAACGAGAGTTTCCGGCGCCGCATGGCCCTGCTGAAGGGATTGGATGAGTCGGTGCTGGCCGGGATTGCTGAACGCCTGCCGATCACCGAGGGGGCGGAACGGCTCATCTCCAACCTGAAACGGCTCGGATACCAGGTGGGCATCCTGTCCGGCGGGTTCAGTTATTTCGCCCGCCACCTGCAGAAGAAACTGGGGGTCGACTTCATCTCCGCCAACGAACTGGATATCCGGGACGGCAAGCTGACCGGCCAGGTCAAGGGAGAGATCGTCAACGGCGCCCGCAAGGCGGAGCTGATGCAGCAGATGGCCCATGACCTGGGCATCAGCCTGGAACAGGTGATCGCGGTGGGTGACGGCGCCAACGACCTGCCCATGCTCAGCCTGGCCGGCCTCGGTGTCGCCTTCCATGCCAAACCGGTGGTTCGGAAAAACGCCCGCCACGCCATCTCCACCCTGGGTCTTGATGGTATTCTCTACCTGCTCGGTGTACGTGACCGGGAAGTCAACTAGACACTGCGCTCAACCAGACAACCGGGAGACAGCCATGAAACCGATCTTCAGACAACTCGCCACCGCCCTGTTGGGCCTGGCTGTCAGCAGCGTCACTGCCGGGGAGTTGATAACCGTCTACAAATCCCCCAGCTGCGGCTGCTGCAACGCCTGGATCAAACACCTCAGGGACAACGGCTTTGCTGTCCAGGCCCATGACACCCGGCGCATGACCCTGGTCAAGCAGTCGCTCGGGGTACCCGCAAGCCACAGCTCCTGCCATACCGCCGAGGTGTCCGGTTATGTGATCGAGGGGCATGTACCGGCGGCCGACATCCAGCGACTGCTGAGGGACAAACCGGCGGTAGCCGGACTGGCTGTCCCCGGCATGCCGATGGGATCTCCCGGCATGGAGGGGGCCCGCAAGGATCCCTACCAGGTACTCACCTTCGACGCGGTAGGCAACAGCCAGGTATATGCCGATTATTGACGCCCGACGCGGGTATAGGGCAGCTCAGGATGGTAGGTTGGGCACATCTTCTACGTCCACACCGTCATCGGGTATCCCGTGGGCACAAACAACGTACCCACCCTAGCGTTGCGCCCCATGGACGCCGGCAGCACTAACCGCTAAATACCCCGTGCCTCTTTCACACGCTCGTAGGCCTGGCGGATCTCATGGGTCTTCTGGGCGGCCATTTTCATCATCTCCTCCGGCAGCCCCTTGGAGACCAGTTTGTCCGGGTGGTGCTGACTGAGCAGACGCCGGTAGGCCTGTTTCACTTCCGCATTGCTGGCGTCAGACGACACATTCAGGATGGCGTAGGCGTCCTCCAGGGTGGGGCCGGACGGCTTTGCTCCGGCCTGCCGGCCGCCACCGCCGCGGCCGCTGAAGCCGGCCTCGGCACGGATCATCTTCTCCAACCGTCGGAAGGCGAACTCGGGAATGCCAAGTTGCTTGCAGATATGCAGCAGCAGTTGCTCTTCCGCCTTGTGCAGGGAACCGTCCGCGTAGGCCGCCTGCAACTGGATCTCGATAAACATCTGAATCAGGGTATTGCGCCGGTGACACTCGCGGCGGAACTGATTCAGCACCTCATCCAGGGGGAAGTCCGCCGACTTGCCCTGGTTGAACAGATTGATGGCGGTCCGGCGCATCTCCTCATTGAGATCCATCTCGGCCATGACCGAGTTGGCCAGGGCGATCTCATCCCGGGACACCCGGCCATCCGCCTTGGCGATGGCACCCATGACCGAGAAAGTAGTGGTGAAGAAGGCGGTCTGGACCCGCTCCTGGTCCCCCGGGGGGAGCCGCTCTTCGTCGGACAACCCCTTCAGACCCTTGTCCAGATTATGGCCCAGCACGGCCCCGAGCAGGGCACCGATCGGCCCACCTACCATGAAGCCGAACGCACCGCCGGCCAACTTTCCCCACCAGCTCAATGGAGCCTCCTGTCTGCGATTAATCGGGAATCACCAGCTGTCCGGCGATCCAGCGGATGACAATACAACAGCCAGGATAACGTATCCAGCCGGATAACCGTTTTCTGCCAACCGGGTGACGCTCAGGCCCGTTGCGGCGGCTCGATCGGCAGGCGAAGAATAAAACAGCTGCCCCCCTGCCGCACCGGCTTCACTTCGATACTGCCGCGGTGATTCTGGGTAATGATGAAGTAGGAGACCGACAAGCCAAGGCCGGTGCCGGAGCCCACCTCCTTGGTGGTGAAGAAGGGTTCGAAAATCCGCCGCCGCAACGCATCGCTCATCCCCGGGCCGTTATCTTCAATCTCCACGCAGACCCACTGCCCGCTCGGATAGACACGCAGGATAAACCGGTCTTGGTGATCCTCGGTACTGTCTCCCAAAGCCTCAAACATCGCCTGGGCGCCATTTCTCAGCAGATTTAACAACACCTGCTGAATCTGGCTCCCTTCACACCAGGCCTCCGGCAGCGGGTCGGCATACTCCCGCACAATATCGATCTTTCTGAAGTCGTAATGCTTGGCCAGGTTGTAGTCATTGGAGGCGATCTCCAGAGTATCATCCAACAACAGCCGCAGATCCCGCCACTCAAACTTCAGATCGCTTTTGCGGCTGAAACTCAACATGCTGCTGACGATCCTGGCGGCCCGCTTGCCGGACTGGGAGACCATCTCCAGCAGGGACAGGATGTCCCGTTTTTCCAGGTACTGGTTAATCACCTCCAACGAGGTGCCGCAGGACTCCGCCACCGCATGATTTTTGGCCATGCCCGATCCCAACCGGCTGTTTATCACCTGTATGCTCTGCACGATACCGGCCAGGGGATTGTTGATCTCATGGGCCATGCCGGCCGCCAGTCCGCCCACCGACAGCATCTTCTCCGACTGCACCATCACCTCCTCCATACGGACCGTCTCTGTCACATCATCCAGACGGATCACCGCACCCTCCACTGAATTAGTAAGTAGCGGATAGAGCGTGACATCCATGTAGTGCACTTCACCCGAGGCATCTTCCCAACGCAGATTGGTGTCCTGCACCGGCACCGGTGGACTGATCGCCTGCGCCACCTTCTGCAGCACATCCGGGAACCGGGGAATCAACCGGGAGAAGGGTTGGCCGACCGCCTCCGCCGCTGCGGTTCCGCTCATGCGCTCCGCCTCCCGGTTCCAGTGGGTAATGCGGCCCGCCACGTCGATGCCGATCAGCGCGGATGGCATGGAGTCGATGATATTGCTCAACAGATTACGCAACCGGGTCAGTTCCAGCTCCGCCTGCTTGCGTCGGGTAATATCGGTGTAAGTGGTCACTACCCCGCCCGTTTTCATGGGCGTGCGGGTAAGCTCCAGAATCCGTTTGTTGGCGCGGACTTTCTCAAAAACCACCCGCTCGGGCCGGAAGGTCCGGGCGATATATTGCCGGATGAAAGCCTCCCGCTCCTCCACCAGGCCGTACTCCCCCCGGTCGATGTTGAAACCACAGATATCCTGCAATGTGACCCCGGCACGCAGCATCTCCTCCGGCAGGTCATTGAGCTCCACAAAACGGCGGTTCCAGGCCACCAGATTCATATCCCGGTCAAACATGGAGATGCCCTGATCGATATTCTCCACCACCGATTTGAGCACTTCGCGGCTGGTCTCCACCGCCGATGAAGCCTCCTCGATAATGTCCAGCATCCCCTCCAGGTTGAGATCGTTCGGGCGCAGACCGGTATCGATCAAGGCCCGGGCGGAAGCCGACCCCACCACGCCCGAGAGCAGTTTCTCCACCTGATTCAGCAACTCCACCGGTGCATCCAGGCTCATTCCGGGCGAGCGGCTGGAACCTTCGCTCTCCCGATAACTGCCAAACAGCCGGCCGACCCGGTCCTGATCGGCAAAGCGCGCCACATTCCGCTCCAGGTCGTCAATCTTGATCTGACCCCGCCAGGCATGGTCGGTGTATTCGTCCCGGCCCGAATGGAGATCCACAAATGCCCGCGCCTGCAGCTGCTCCACCGAACTCTGGCGGGTAAACAGTGACACCACCAGGTAACAACCTATATTGAAAAAGGCGCTCCAGAACAGGCTGTGTATTAATGGATTTTCCCAATCCAGGCCGAACAGTGCCTGGGGTTTCAGCAACCCTATCCCAAACGGTCCCTGTTCGAGGAGAGCGAGGGGTAGCCAGCCGGACTGGGCAAAGGATGGCAACACCAGGGTATAACCCCAGACCAGAAAGCCGCTGGCCAGACCGGCCAATGCCCCGGCCAGGGTCGCCCCGCGCCAGAACAGACCACCGATGATCAGCGGGGCAAACTGGGCTGCCGCGGCAAAAGAGACCAGCCCGATTGTCACCAGGGCATAGGAGTCACCGATAACCCTGAAATAGCTGTAGGCCAGGATCAGCACTCCCAGGATACTGAGCCGCCTCAGCGTCTTGAGAATTCCGCTGGCGGTCTCGGTCCTCCCTAACCTGAAAGAGAGCAGGCCCAGGCGCATCAGCAACGGCACCATCAGGTCGTTGCAGATCATGGTACTCAGCGCAACGGCGGCCACGATCACCATGCCGCTGGCGGCGGACAAGCCCCCCAGGTAGACCAGCAGGGCCAGCGCAGGCTGTTCCGCGGACATGGGCAGGGCCAACACAAAGGTATCGGGATTTACACTATCCGACGGAAAGGTGACCAGTCCGGCCACCGCAATCGGCAGCACAAAGAGATTAATCAGCAGCAGATAGAGCGGAAACAGCCACATCGCGGTGTCCAGATGGGAGCGATCGGTGTTCTCCACCACGGTCACCTGAAACTGGCGCGGCAGGCAGAAGATGGTCAGGGCGGACAGCAGCATCAGAAAGGTCCAGCTACCGTCATTGAACAGCGCCTGCCCTGAAAACAGCAGCGCCAGTTCCGCATCGGACTCGACCCGCTGATAGATCGAGCCAATTCCATCAAACATGGCATAACTGACAAAAATCCCCACGGCGATAAAGGCGACCAGCTTCACCAGGGACTCGAAGGCGATCGCCACCATCAACCCCTCGTGGTGCTCAGAGGCGTCCAGGCGACGGGTGGCGAACAGAATGGTGAACAGGGCCAGCAGCAGGGTCACGTAGAGCGCCTTGTCAGTGAACACGCTGGTGGAGTTGGATACATCACTGATGATTGCCGGATAGGCGATCAGAGTATTGAAACTGGTGGAGATCGCCTTCAGCTGCAGGGCCAGGTAGGGCATGATGCCGATCACCGCCACAATGGTCACCAGCCCCGCCAGCTTCTGGCTCTTGCCATAGCGGGACGAGATAAAATCGGCAATTGAAGTGGTGTGCTGCTCCTGGGCAATCTTGAGGATTTTGCGCAACAGAAACGGGGCGATCAGAAACAGCAGGGTGGGCCCCAGATAGATGGGCAGAAAACCGATCCCATCGGTGGTTGCCCGGCCGACACTGCCGTAATAGGTCCAGGAGGTGGCGTAGACCGCCAATGAGAGTGAGTAGACGTAAGGATTAGCGCCAATGCTCTGCCCCCTGGCAGCGCGCCTGTCGGCGCCGTAGGCGATCAGGAACAGCAGCGCCAGGTAGCTGAGGGAGACCAGGAATACCAACCAGGCAAACGGCATCACTCCCGTCCTTTGGAAGCGACCGGGCCCCTGACAGGCCGGTTCCGCGGCAGTTTCCGGCGTTTCGGGAACAGTACCAGAAGAATCAACAGCAGCCAGACCAGGTTGATGTAGATCATCACCAGCGGCCAGCCAAACGGCCGAAAAGTGGTGATGCGGGAGAATATCTCCAGAACCGGCGGGTTCAGCAACAGTGCCCCGATCAGGGCCGCCACCAGCAGTCTGGCCCGCCCCCTGCCTTTCGCAGTGGTTTTGTGTTGCACTGAAGCCATAGCCATCCCGTGCCTGCCGAACTGCATCAGTCCCAGTATAGGTGATCTGGACGATCAGGATGGCCAGATGGCCTATTCAACGGTAGTGCGGATCACCGCCCTGGCGACACTTCCGCCATGATATTTATCATTAAAGTATTCCGATCCATGTCCGATACTACTAGTGAGGTCACGCAGTCCACCGACTCGAGGGGGTACAAAATGATCTGTGTATATGACATGGCCACTGGTGAACGTCTCCGGTACGAGCGTTCAAAAAAACAGCCTTCCCCGGCCCGCAGTGGCGGGCCAGCCGATGTTTTGCGCCCCGCACTTCAACTTCAGGAGGTCCAGCTTGTGTCACGACATGAGCCGGCGTGGCTGCGCTCCGATCTCATGTTGAAACCTGTCGATAGTTTTCCTGATTAAAACAATCTGAACGCCATAAAGCGTAAAAAAAGGCCCGTGATGTCTGCAGCATCACGGGCCTTTTATCTGGCCAGTTGGTTCCGACACCACAGCCCGGATCAGCGCTCTTCCCGCACCACCCGGAAACCCACAACCAGCAGCCTGGCATCCGGGTCATGCCGTCCACGCCGGGTCACCCGCAGGCTCTCACCCGGTTTATTGAATGCGCCGCCCCGTACTACCCGCTCGGTGCAACCCGGCTCCTGCCAGCTCGAGCCATCCGTTGGTGCGCCATCGTAGGAGCTGTGATAACAATCCTCCACCCACTCCATCACGTTGCCGGCGGTATTGTACAGACCGAACGGGTTGGGTTTGAAACGACCCACCGGTGCGGTGGAGGAGCCATCCCAGCGGCTGCCGCAGTTGAAGCAGTTGGCATTGCCGGTACCCAGTTCAGAGCCCCACCAATAGGGCGATTCGGTGCCTGCCGATGCGGCATACTCCCACTCCGCCTCGGTCGGCAGACGGTAGCGCTGGCCGGTCTGCTCACTGAGCCACTGGGTGTAGGCCCGGGCATCTTCCCAGCTGACGTTGATCACCGGCCGCGGCCCCTGACCCCAGCCGAGATCATCCGGCAAGGGGCGATCCGTCGCCGCGGCAAACAACTCATAGTCCCGGAAGGTCACTTCATAGCGTCCGATACTGAAGTTTTTCAGTGTGACCTCATGCACCGGCTGCTCCTCATTAGCCAGCTGGCTCATGGGACTGCCCATCATGAAAGAGCCACCCCGTATGTAGACCAGCTCCGGCCCCATGCCACCAGCACTCAGCTGATCCTGCATCTGGGTACCGGTCTCCGGTCCCCGTCGGGGTTCCACCTTGGGCGGCACCGGTTCCGGTTTGGCCGGCTCAGGCGGTGTGAGCGCAATCCTGGGTTGCGGCTGCTCGACCGGGGTCGGCTTTGGTGCTTCTGCCTGCGGGACTGCGGGTTGTACCGGATTTACCGGGGCGGAGGCCGCTGCGGCGGGCTGGTCCACTGTCAAATCGGCCTGTACCGGCGCGGATGCCACTACCGGTTCCGGCAACGGGGTCACCGTCGCTATCGTCTGCCCTCTGCCCTGACCCAGGAAGCCACCGATTATCTCTCCGTTGCCGCCCAGTATGGAGAGCGCTTCCGCCGCGCCAAATGCCAGCAACGCCCCCACCAGAAGTGCTGTCAGCTTCTGTTTAGCGGCACCGCCAGACGGGGCGGCCGGCCCGTTGGCTGCCCGTTTTTCCAGCAGGTCATCCCTGGGCCGGGCATGTTCCACCTGTTTCTGTAACAGGTAGAGTGACTCCTCCACCTGTTTACGGGCTGCCACCGCCTCATCCTTCTTGAAGGCCGCCTCTTCGGCCTCCACCTGGGCGGCCTCCAGTGCCAGCTTGAGCCGATCGATCTCGCTGTTGCGCTCTTCGGTCTTCTCTTCCAGCAACAGGCTCTGCTTCCGCGCCTGCTCCAGTTCTGCACTCCGTTCATCCAGTGACCGTTTCAGTTTGTCGATATCCTGGCGCAGCACTTCACACTCGGCCGCATCGGCAGAGCTGCCCAGTTCCAGCTCCTTGAGCCGCAGGTTGGCCTGCTCCAGGGACGTCTGCAGTTCAGCTACCTGGGCCAGCGATGACTCATTGGCTGCACTTTCCGCAACTTGCTGGCGCAGCTCTTCCATCTCTTTGCAGAGACGGGCCACCTCCTGCTCAGCCGCCTCTTTTGCAGCGATCAGGGCCTTGCTATCTGCGCTGTCGGATGACGTGGATCGCAACTGTTCCAGCTCTTTCTGCAGGTCAGTCTTCTCCTGCTCCAGCGCCTCGTAAGCCCGGTCCGCCTCGTCCAACGCATCGTTGAGGGTTTCCAGCTCGGCCTGAATCGCCTTAATCTCCTGGCTTTGCGGCACCTTAGCAGCTGCGGACTTGCCGGCTTGCTGGACGGCGGTTTCCGCAGCCATTCTGGCGGCGTTGGCTTCCGCCAGTTCGTCCCGCAGGGAGTCCAGCTCGGAGCTGTCTGCCGGGGCTGCCAGCTGCGCTTCAAGCTCTGTTACACGTTGCTGCGCCTCCTCCAGGAGCGCCTGCAGGCGATTCCGTTCACCATTGAGTTTGTCAAGATCGTCGGCCTGCTGTTCACGCTCCTGCTGTAGCGCCTGCAGCGCCTGTTCCGAGGCCTGCAGCTGGGATTTTACCGTCTCTGCGCTGGCCCGTTCGCTATCCAGCAGCTGTTGCAACTCATTCAGCAGCTGCTGCTTCTCTTCGGCCTCCTGCCGGGTTGCATCCAGTTCAGTGTTGGCTGTTTCGAGTGCTTCCGTAAGCTGTTTCAGCTCCGCCTTCAATTGCTCGAAGGTTTGCCCCTCTTCAACCCCGGAGCGTTTCTCCCGTTCGATCTGCAGCCGCAGTTCCACCAGGTCGTTTTCACGCTCGTCCGCCAGCTGCTGCAGTTGACCAAAACTCTTCTGCAATACCGTCAGCTCGGCTGCCAGTCGGTCCCGTTCATCGGTGGAGATACGCAGGGAGGACTCCAGCTGGCCGTGTTTCGCCAGGGCCTGGTCGAGCGCATGCTGCAGGTTCGCTTCCTGCTCTGTCTGACGCTGCTGGCGCTCCTCCTGCAGCGCGGCTTTCTCCCTTTCCAGCTCCACCAGCCGGACATTGGCAGCCTCCAGTTCACTGCGTAACTGGGCCAACTCCTCCTGGTGGAGCTGTTTTTGCCGCTCGGCGGTATCCAGTGCCAGTTGGAGCTTTTCGGCAGTCTGTTCCTGGGTTCGCGTCTCTTCACGGAGCCGCTCCAGCTCTGTACGGCGCTGTT
Proteins encoded in this region:
- a CDS encoding SUMF1/EgtB/PvdO family nonheme iron enzyme — its product is MAVVPKQNGLNILRKLVPLNTLTEETLEELMAEVQFEKIAKGNYLFRAGDTETERVYLLSGKVSLLEDGKEVDAISASSNMARYPIAHHIPRRFSARALTKAEIVRIDSHLLSDLLTRGGNVLYQVEELNGDSDDDWMSQLLQSPIFQRIPAANIQNIMMRMEEVQVSAGEMIICQGEPGDYFYLINRGQCSVTRERGDGEIEELAQLGAGNCLGEESLLSGKPRGSTVSMLTDGVLFRLEKKDFIEYIKMPLANAISYGEAMRRVEKGAVWLDVRSPLEHQRMHVKKSRNIPFNELRSELAGLDVDTTYIVYCQDGLVSSTAVYLLMEQGLDALVLERGLEAVPEEALKRDRSKDGAEIIKLRQDQEETLGGAAVVAPDDEAGLLRERLQKTELQAQEQLQRARKLKLMLEKLKGRLAESEAGETRASEESQRLAEEVKKLQAQLKAQEKSGASLKQQQSAIERQLAEVTQEKGQLQDQLDQVVQEIGKLEKRLETKQQEASQLKTAQLETRDELQRELDASREELERLREEKRAQEQNADQLQAKLEKVAAELEQRAAALKQAEQSIADAQKKQQEAEQQQASQLAARDALQQELDASRAELERLRKEQETQGQSAGQLQTQLAEVQAELEQRNAALKQAEQSIAEAQKKQQEAEQQQASQSAARDALQQELDASRAELEQLRKEQETQGQSAGQLQTQLETLRTELAQRSSALNEAEQLLAEARKREQEVDQQLAERDTLQQELEQRRTELERLREETRTQEQTAEKLQLALDTAERQKQLHQEELAQLRSELEAANVRLVELEREKAALQEERQQRQTEQEANLQHALDQALAKHGQLESSLRISTDERDRLAAELTVLQKSFGQLQQLADERENDLVELRLQIEREKRSGVEEGQTFEQLKAELKQLTEALETANTELDATRQEAEEKQQLLNELQQLLDSERASAETVKSQLQASEQALQALQQEREQQADDLDKLNGERNRLQALLEEAQQRVTELEAQLAAPADSSELDSLRDELAEANAARMAAETAVQQAGKSAAAKVPQSQEIKAIQAELETLNDALDEADRAYEALEQEKTDLQKELEQLRSTSSDSADSKALIAAKEAAEQEVARLCKEMEELRQQVAESAANESSLAQVAELQTSLEQANLRLKELELGSSADAAECEVLRQDIDKLKRSLDERSAELEQARKQSLLLEEKTEERNSEIDRLKLALEAAQVEAEEAAFKKDEAVAARKQVEESLYLLQKQVEHARPRDDLLEKRAANGPAAPSGGAAKQKLTALLVGALLAFGAAEALSILGGNGEIIGGFLGQGRGQTIATVTPLPEPVVASAPVQADLTVDQPAAAASAPVNPVQPAVPQAEAPKPTPVEQPQPRIALTPPEPAKPEPVPPKVEPRRGPETGTQMQDQLSAGGMGPELVYIRGGSFMMGSPMSQLANEEQPVHEVTLKNFSIGRYEVTFRDYELFAAATDRPLPDDLGWGQGPRPVINVSWEDARAYTQWLSEQTGQRYRLPTEAEWEYAASAGTESPYWWGSELGTGNANCFNCGSRWDGSSTAPVGRFKPNPFGLYNTAGNVMEWVEDCYHSSYDGAPTDGSSWQEPGCTERVVRGGAFNKPGESLRVTRRGRHDPDARLLVVGFRVVREER
- a CDS encoding PAS-domain containing protein, which encodes MPFAWLVFLVSLSYLALLFLIAYGADRRAARGQSIGANPYVYSLSLAVYATSWTYYGSVGRATTDGIGFLPIYLGPTLLFLIAPFLLRKILKIAQEQHTTSIADFISSRYGKSQKLAGLVTIVAVIGIMPYLALQLKAISTSFNTLIAYPAIISDVSNSTSVFTDKALYVTLLLALFTILFATRRLDASEHHEGLMVAIAFESLVKLVAFIAVGIFVSYAMFDGIGSIYQRVESDAELALLFSGQALFNDGSWTFLMLLSALTIFCLPRQFQVTVVENTDRSHLDTAMWLFPLYLLLINLFVLPIAVAGLVTFPSDSVNPDTFVLALPMSAEQPALALLVYLGGLSAASGMVIVAAVALSTMICNDLMVPLLMRLGLLSFRLGRTETASGILKTLRRLSILGVLILAYSYFRVIGDSYALVTIGLVSFAAAAQFAPLIIGGLFWRGATLAGALAGLASGFLVWGYTLVLPSFAQSGWLPLALLEQGPFGIGLLKPQALFGLDWENPLIHSLFWSAFFNIGCYLVVSLFTRQSSVEQLQARAFVDLHSGRDEYTDHAWRGQIKIDDLERNVARFADQDRVGRLFGSYRESEGSSRSPGMSLDAPVELLNQVEKLLSGVVGSASARALIDTGLRPNDLNLEGMLDIIEEASSAVETSREVLKSVVENIDQGISMFDRDMNLVAWNRRFVELNDLPEEMLRAGVTLQDICGFNIDRGEYGLVEEREAFIRQYIARTFRPERVVFEKVRANKRILELTRTPMKTGGVVTTYTDITRRKQAELELTRLRNLLSNIIDSMPSALIGIDVAGRITHWNREAERMSGTAAAEAVGQPFSRLIPRFPDVLQKVAQAISPPVPVQDTNLRWEDASGEVHYMDVTLYPLLTNSVEGAVIRLDDVTETVRMEEVMVQSEKMLSVGGLAAGMAHEINNPLAGIVQSIQVINSRLGSGMAKNHAVAESCGTSLEVINQYLEKRDILSLLEMVSQSGKRAARIVSSMLSFSRKSDLKFEWRDLRLLLDDTLEIASNDYNLAKHYDFRKIDIVREYADPLPEAWCEGSQIQQVLLNLLRNGAQAMFEALGDSTEDHQDRFILRVYPSGQWVCVEIEDNGPGMSDALRRRIFEPFFTTKEVGSGTGLGLSVSYFIITQNHRGSIEVKPVRQGGSCFILRLPIEPPQRA
- the serB gene encoding phosphoserine phosphatase SerB; its protein translation is MREIILLNVTGKDHAGLTASLTGVLADHRINILDLGQAVIHDHLSLGMLLEIPPAAQSGPVIKDLLFQAHQLGLQINFTPIDEEAYEHWVSQQGKLRYIVTLLGRKLNARTIAHVAQVVSSHGMNIDGITRLSGRFSLRSANTHRRACVEFTVRGEADNLGALRQDLLEISSRDEVDVAFQADDLYRRNRRLIVFDMDSTLIQVEVIDELAKAAGVGDAVAAITESAMQGEIDFNESFRRRMALLKGLDESVLAGIAERLPITEGAERLISNLKRLGYQVGILSGGFSYFARHLQKKLGVDFISANELDIRDGKLTGQVKGEIVNGARKAELMQQMAHDLGISLEQVIAVGDGANDLPMLSLAGLGVAFHAKPVVRKNARHAISTLGLDGILYLLGVRDREVN
- the djlA gene encoding co-chaperone DjlA gives rise to the protein MSWWGKLAGGAFGFMVGGPIGALLGAVLGHNLDKGLKGLSDEERLPPGDQERVQTAFFTTTFSVMGAIAKADGRVSRDEIALANSVMAEMDLNEEMRRTAINLFNQGKSADFPLDEVLNQFRRECHRRNTLIQMFIEIQLQAAYADGSLHKAEEQLLLHICKQLGIPEFAFRRLEKMIRAEAGFSGRGGGGRQAGAKPSGPTLEDAYAILNVSSDASNAEVKQAYRRLLSQHHPDKLVSKGLPEEMMKMAAQKTHEIRQAYERVKEARGI
- a CDS encoding DUF411 domain-containing protein: MKPIFRQLATALLGLAVSSVTAGELITVYKSPSCGCCNAWIKHLRDNGFAVQAHDTRRMTLVKQSLGVPASHSSCHTAEVSGYVIEGHVPAADIQRLLRDKPAVAGLAVPGMPMGSPGMEGARKDPYQVLTFDAVGNSQVYADY
- a CDS encoding YcgL domain-containing protein — protein: MTETADNTTHCWIYRSSKKDEMYLYLAREDDFQDVPEALLQRFGTPLPVMELELHPDRQLAREDVNKVIGNLRSIGYHLQMPPNLIPELNDGQTI